One Pseudoalteromonas rubra genomic window, CCAAAGATGTGTGGAATACGTGTACCACAGGGTGTGTACTGCAGGCGCTCAATAACACACATCCAGCCACTGACCATACTTTCATGAAAGATCCCTGTTCTTGTTATTATGGTCTGAGTAAACCACAGCAGCCTGACACCGGTCCATTGGGTCATCGCCACTCCCGGCATCAGTGGCTGCGCGTCAGCCAATTTTGTACCGCCGATTTGGGATAGACAATTTCTTTAAACAGACGGTGGCGCTCAAACGTCAGGTCACTTTCCTGGCTGGGTAAGCCGGCTTGTACCTGGCTATGATGTTCATTGAATCGTGAGATCAGTGTCAATTTGTCCAGGCCCTGATTGAGCTGAGTATTGAGATAGCCACGCACATCATCTGCTGTCATTAATCCGGATGCCTCTAAGTTCATCAGATCTTTTTTTAATACAGAACGGATCCCCATGGTGTGTCTCCTGTTGTCATAATTTACAAAAGCCGCAGCGACTGACTGCTAAAAGCGACGGCTCAAAACCGCCCGACTCCGATCGGCGTGCAAGATACACACCAAATGCTGCAATTACATTAAAGACACTGTGATCAGCGAAAAAGTTTCGTGGTTCACCGCAGCGTCGCGCTATACTGTCGCAAAACATCCAGTGAGGTTGTGATATGAATCAAGAATATATCGAAATAGAGCTTGAAGAAGAGCCAATTGAACTTTGTAACCTGTTAAAAGTATTAGACTTTGCAGAGAGTGGCGGACAAGCTAAGCAGCTGATTGCGGCTGGATTTGTGGGTGTCAACGGCGAGCTTTGTACGGTTAAACGCAAGAAGCTATACGCCGGAGACACCCTCTATTTTAACGAAGAAACCTTTATGCTGACCCTGGCAGAGGGCGCCGTGCCCGCCGAGCGCAGCCAGCCTAATCCACCCGCGGCGCACCAAAACAGTGCACCTCAAGCCTCTGACAAAGGCAAAAAGCCAAGCCAGTCTGGCAAAAAGAAACGCAATAAGCGAAAAAACAACGTCGACAGCGTGACGGGTCGAAAGCCCATTTCGTTCGGATAACCGGGAGCACACGGAGTGAGTATCTGGTACCGCCCAATTACGTTAGCACAATGTCAAACGCTGGATGAAGGACTTCATCAAAAAGGCACGCTCATGCAAACGCTCGGGATCGCCATCAGTGAAATTGGCGATGATTATTTGGTTGCCACCATGCCGGCAACCCCTGCACATCATAACCCGCTGGGCATGGTACACGGTGGCGCCAACGTCGCACTGGCCGAGACCGTTGCTAGTTATGCGGCCAACTTTGTAGTCGACTTTGAGCGCTTTTACTGTGTCGGGCAGGAGATCAACGCGAATCACCTGAAAGCATCACGCAATGGCATCCTCACCGCAACGGCACGGCCTTTACATTTGGGCCGCCGTACCTCCGTCTGGGAAGTGAAAATCGTTAATGCCCGTGGCGAGCTCTGCTGTGTCGCCCGTATGACTGCTGCAGTCGTTGAACGTCGATAACAATAACGTCTGTTTGATGTAGCGCAACGCTTTTTATTGTTTAAAACCGCACAATGAACTTAGCCCAAACCCGGAGGCTAAGATCGTGAGCACACAAAAACGTCTGATTGTTATTCTTCACTGTGTCATTGTGTGTGGACTGTTGCTCATTTTTACAGGCCACACGCTGCTAAGTGCACAGTGGCTGACTGAGCTGGGGCCCACAGGTTACGTATTGGGCGCAGCCTGTATTGCCGTTGGCCTGATCTGTTCATTACCAACCAAGATTTACCTGACAATTTTGCTGATGCGCAGAGAAAAGCCAGACTGATTCGGGTTACAGGATATCTCCCATCCAGCCAGTTTTTGCCTAAGCGCAGGCATTTCGTTACACTTTTGCCTTTCAGCCGCTCACTCACACAGTATCATGGACCATGTAGAAACAGTCATCATTGGCGCAGGCGTTATTGGCCTAGCCATTGCTGCACGCCTCAGTCAGACCCGCTCCGTCCTGGTCATCGACCAGATGGGGCAATTTGGCGAACACACCAGTAGCCGTAACAGCGAAGTGATCCACGCCGGGCTCTATTACGACGAACACAGCCTCAAAGCACACTTGTGTGTCCGCGGTAAGGCCTTATTATACGCCCATTGCGCGCGTTTCCATGTACCTGTAAAGCAACTAGGTAAAATCCTGTTTGCCCGCACAGCGGCAGAATACGATAAACTGGCTGCCATCGAAGCGCAGGCAAAACGCAATGGGGTTGACGATCTGACGCCGCTCAGTCAGACCCAGGTTGGGGATATGGCACCAGGATTATCTGCCAGCGCTGCGCTGTTTTCTCCATCCACAGGCATTATCGACAGTCATCAGTTTATGCTGTCACTGGTTCATCAATTAGAGCAAGCTGGTGGCAATCTGGTCTGTCACACGCGTTTTGATTCTGCTGAACACACAACCAGTGGGTTTCACATTACGCTGGATTGTGACGGAGAAGCCTTTGCGCTTAGCTGCGATACGCTGATCAATGCTGGAGGTCTGTTTGCACAGGATAATGCTAAACGCATCAATGGGCTGAGAGAACGCCACATTCCACAAAGCCACCTGTGTCGCGGTCAGTATTTCTCTTATCAGGGCCATCACCCATTCAGTAATCTCATTTATCCGATGCCTGAACAACATGGTTTAGGGATCCACGCAACGTTAGACATGGCCGGCCAGCTGAGATTTGGCCCTGACACACACTTTATTGATCACCTCGATTACCAACTTGACCCCGATGCCAAGGCCCGCTTTGTTGAGGCCATACAAAGCTACTGGCCCGCGCTGGACCCTGAGCGGCTAAAGCCGGACTATGCCGGGATCAGGCCTAAGCTGTCTCGGGACAAAGGACAGGATTTTGTAATTGAGGGACATCAGCACCATCAGATCAATGGACTCATCAACCTGTTTGGTATCGAATCACCCGGACTCACCGCCAGCCTGGCGATCGCCGAGTATGTCGAAGCGCAGCTCTGAGGCTATAGTTCCTCCAGCTTTTTACTGCGTTCCTGCATCAGTTTTTCGATGTTCTGCGCGTCCTGCACCAACTTTTTGATGTCGGCCGGGCTCATGTTCGCCGGCAGATCTTTGGGAATGCGGCCGGCATCCTGCTGCACTTTAAGCTGTTTAAGAATGTCGGTATTTTCGGCTGCCATAATGGTTATTTTGCTGGGGTCTAAAGTCATTTCTTCACTTTGCCCACGGGCATTCGGTCGATCTGAATAGTGCCAGTTGCCCTGTGCATCTTGCCATTTGTAGATTTTACCAGGCTGCTTCTGTGCTGCCTGCGCATCGGAACTACTCACCATATCCACGGCTTTGTCCAGCTGCTGCTTTGACTCATCGAGCATGTGCTGAGCCTGAGTTTGCGCTTTACCCAGAATATCATCCAGGCTCAACCAGGTACGCCCGTCTGGGCGCTTGAGAACGAACAGCGACGCCACGCCGACCAGCATCACCATAATTAACAGATAACTTGCGTACTTCATTGCGGCACTCCTTTTATATCGAGGCCATACTTTAACAGTATAGAGTGATATTCGGTAGAGTGACGAAAGCGCACAAAGAAATCACGAAATTGCGCACAGCCACGTAACCCCAGTTTGGAATGATTAAATTGTAATTGCAAAGGCGCGGTATCCACCACGTTATGTACCTTGAGCGCACTGACAAACTTAGGGTTACTCAATTGCAGCCAGCGAATTGCAGGCAAACTCATCACAGCAAAGCGCCGATCCTCTTTTACCGGCGAAGCCAGCGCAGCCAGCATCTCTCGCTCTGAATAAAACAGTTTCTGTTGCAACTCCCCCCGTGTCAGTGCCTGCTCAACGGTCGGGTAGGTATAACCAAACCGGCCAAGCATAATAAACCCCAGATAGTCCTGTTCGGGCGCTCTTGCCCCCTGATGTGTAACCAACACATCCTCTACCCAATATAATCCCGGGCTCCAGCACATGGGCTTATTCCCGCGATACCAGGATTCAGACTCCATTCGTACATGTATCTGCTCCTGGCTGATCAGCTTTTTCGACCGCTCTTCCGGGATATACGCTATCTGAACCGGCTGACCATCCAGAGTAAAATTGGCCAACAGCTCGGGTAACACGCCAGGCCGGGCTGGGTCACCGGTGACAAACGGTGGAAACGCGTTATACGGTAAAGCGACACGCAAGACCGGCGGGTCAGCCCCACTCAATGACTGAGCACTGAGGCTTCCCGATACCAACCACCACAACAAACCAACCAGACAGTAAATTGGGCGCATCTCATTTACCTGCTCATTTCCTTCATGAGTCACAGTGTAGCTTTTGTGACTCAATAGTGACAAAAAAGCGGACTGAGCTAAGTTGCAAAGTCCGCTGTTTATATGCTTTCAGACAATACGATTGCTATATACCGTCGCCATCAATGTGCAAGCCACACTCCCGGTTCAAGCCAAAGAAACGTGTATCTTCCTCGCTCATGCCCGGCTCAAGTTTACGGGTGGTATGAACATCGCCCATAGATACATAGCCTTCATCCCATAGCGGATGGTAAGACAAACCATGTTTAGTCAGATACTGATACACATCGCGGTTGTGCCAGTCGATGATAGGGTACACTTTCACCGTGCCACGGCTGATCTCTAAGATCTGCTTGTCCGCGCGGGTCGAAGATTGCTGTCGACGTAAGCCACTAAACCAGGTCCCGGCCTGTAGTTCGTTCAGTGCACGAGTCATCGGCTCAACCTTATTCAAGGTGTTATAGCGCTTGATGCCCTCTTCACCCTGCTCCCACAGCTTGCCATATTTGGCTTCCTGCCACGCCGGCCCCTGTGCAGCGCGATACACTTTCAGATTCAGCTGCAGCTGTTCCGTCAGTTCATCAATAAAGCGATACGTTTCCGGGAACAAATAGCCGGTATCTGTCAGAACCACCGGGATATCCGGACGCTGACGGGTTACTAAGTGCAGCATCACCGCTGCCTGGATCCCAAAACTGGATGATAAAATGGGGTTATCTGGCAAATTTTCCAGTGCCCAGATAACGCGATCTTCGACACTTTTTTGCGCCAGCATGCCATTGGCATCATTCAATAAAGCCTGTTGTGAGGCCTTATCCAACGTCAGGATTTGTTTAAAGTCACTCATTACTCATTCCCAGTATTCCACCACCGCTAAAAGCCGTGGTCAGGGGCGCTGAGCGCCCACTTCATTATGCATGGAAGTCGGTTTTAGACACCTTCACTTCCGCCACAATTTCCTTACGGATCACAAAGTCACCAAAACACTCTTCCGGCTGACGCTCTTTGGCCCACTGACCAATCAACTCGTCCAGCGCTGGCAGGTATACGTCTTCACCCACGTTTTCTAAATACAGTTTCGGGATCCGCGTACCTGCACGATTACCACCCAGATAAACGTTATACTTTCCAGGTCCTTTACCGACAAAGCCAATTTCTGCCAGCATGGCGCGGCCACAGCCGTTCGGACAACCGACAACACGTAAAATGATGTCATCATCAGCAATCTCATGCTTCGCCAGGATCGCTTCGGTTTTTTCAATCAGGTCAGGCAGGTAACGCTCTGCTTCCGCCATCGCCAACGGACAAGTCGGCAATGAGACACAGGCCATTGAGTTCTTGCGCTGCTCTGTATGCCCCTCATCAATCAGACCGTGTTCGCGTGCCAGCTGTTCAATTTCTGCTTTTTGCTCTGCCGGCACACCCGCGATGATCAGGTTTTGGTTTGCTGTCATGCGGAAATCCCCCTGGTGGATCTCGGCGATCTTGCGACACCCTGTCTTCAGTGGTTTATCTGGATAATCCAGGATCCGGCCGCTTTGAATAAAGACCGTCAGGTGGTGCTTACCATCTATCCCTTCTACCCAGCCAATGCGGTCACCACGGTGGGTGAACTCATACGGACGGCTTGGACCAAATGTCACACCCGCGCGCTTTTCAACCTCCGCTTTGAACGTATCCGTACCAAAGGTATCCAGCGTATATTTGGTTTTTGCATTCTTACGGTTAGCGCGGTTACCCCAGTCACGCTGAACACCAACTACATGCTCAGCCACAGCTAAGGTGTCATCCAGGCTGATAAAGCCAAAGTCATCGGCCTTACGTGGATAGGTATTTACGTCCCCATGGGTCATGGCCAGACCACCGCCCACCAGGACGTTAAAGCCCACCAGCTTGCCATCTTCGGCAATGGCCACAAAGTTCAGGTCATTGGCATGCACATCCACTTCGTTATTCGGCGGAATAGTCACTGTGGTTTTGAACTTACGCGGCAGGTAAGTGCTACCTAACACAGGCTCTTCTTCAGTGGTTTCCTGCTTTTCGCCATTGAGCCAGATCTCGGCATAAGCACGGGTTTTTGGCAGCAAGTGCTCTGAGATGCGTGCCGCCCACTCATAAGCTTCCTGATGCAGTTCAGACTCAACCGGGTTGGTGGTACACAGGACGTTACGGTTTACGTCACCTGCGGTGGCGATGGAGTCAATGCCCACATCGTTCAGAGTCAGGTGCATCTCTTTAATATGTGGCTTCAACACACCGTGGAACTGGAAAGTCTGACGCGTGGTCAGACGAATGCTGCCATACTCAGTTTTTTCTTCCGCAAATTTGTCGATCGCCAGCCACTGATGTGGCTTGATGATCCCGCCCGGCATCCGCGCACGCAGCATCACGTTGTGCATCGGCTCAAGCTTCTGCTTGATACGTTCAGCACGGATATCACGGTCATCCTGCTGATACATGCCGTGGAAACGGATCAACTGGAAATTGTCGGCAGTGAATCCACCGGTCAGCTGATCGCCCAGGTCGGTTTTAATGGTGCCACGCAGCAGGTTGCTCTGAGTTTTCAAACGCTCGTTATCAGACAGTTTGGCGTTTGGGTCGAGCTTACTGTTGGGTTTGTAATCGCTATTGCTCATCTTTATTCCTAAATTCTTACACTGTGACGGTGTGTACAGACTAATCCCGCAGGATTAGTACACGTCTTTTTGATAGCGACCCGCGCTGCGTAGCTCTTTGAGATACTCTTCAGCTTCCTCGTCGCTCTTACCTGCATACTGCTTAACGATGTCCACTAATGCCTGATGAACGTCCTTGGCCATACGGCTGGCGTCTCCACATACATAAAAATGCGCACCATTTTGCAACCATGTGTATACGTCCTGACCCTTCTCACGTAAACGGTCCTGAACGTAGATTTTGTCCGCCTGATCACGGCTAAAGGCCAGATCAATGCGATTCAGTACGCCCGATTTCACGTACTTTTGTAATTCAACCTGATACAGGAAGTCCTGAGTAAAGTGTGGGTTACCGAAGAACAACCAGTTGTCGCCCTCAGCATCACGCGCTTCACGTTCTTGCAGGAACGCACGGAATGGTGCGATACCGGTACCCGGGCCTACCATGATCACCGGTGTATTGTCGTCTGCTGGCAAACGGAAATTGTCGTTATGCTCGCTGAACACTTTAATTTGCGTGCCTTCCTCAACGCGATGCGCCAGGTAGCCAGAGCAACCGCCCTGATGGGTTTCACCAAAGGCGTCAAATTCCACCAACCCTACGGTCAGGTGCACTTCTTCCTCAACCTCAGCCTGGCTCGATGCAATAGAGTACAAGCGTGGCTGGATCTTACGACAGCTGTCCACCAGTGCCTGTGCACTCAGCGTGCCTGCCTGTTGTTTGATGATATCGAAAATCTGGCGCGCTTCGATGTACTCGCGCAGCGCCGCTTTGTCGCTCACCAATGCACTCAATTCTTCATTACTTGTTGCTGCCGCATATTTTTCGACAAAACCAGGGTAAGACTGCGTGAGTTCCAGTTTTTCAATCAGCGCAGTGCGCAGTGTTAGCGTCTCAGTGCCCAGTGTGACTTCGCTATCCCCTTCCAGCGCAAGCAAGGCGATAACTTCGTCGACACGCTGCTCATCGTTAAGGAAGAAAACGCCCAGTGAATCACCTGGCTGATACGCAATGTCAGACCCTTCCAGTGAAATCTCTACATGGCGTACATCTTTGGTCGAGTCACGACCGGTGATCTTCTGTACCACCGAGATTTCTGCGCTGAACGGATTCTGCTTAGTGTATTGACTGGCATGGGCACCGGCCGTTGCCAGTGGCATAGCGACCACATTAGCACCGGCATCCGCCTGTTGTGCTTTCAGCGCAGGCTCAAACGCGTCCAGGGCACTGTCAATCCAGGCTGTTGCCTGATCTTCGTAATCGACATCTAAATCAGCACGTGCAACGACAGACTCAGCACCCAGTTTTTGCAGGCGCTCTTCAAAATCAATGGCAGTCTGACAGAAGAACTC contains:
- a CDS encoding RNA-binding S4 domain-containing protein: MNQEYIEIELEEEPIELCNLLKVLDFAESGGQAKQLIAAGFVGVNGELCTVKRKKLYAGDTLYFNEETFMLTLAEGAVPAERSQPNPPAAHQNSAPQASDKGKKPSQSGKKKRNKRKNNVDSVTGRKPISFG
- a CDS encoding PaaI family thioesterase, with the translated sequence MSIWYRPITLAQCQTLDEGLHQKGTLMQTLGIAISEIGDDYLVATMPATPAHHNPLGMVHGGANVALAETVASYAANFVVDFERFYCVGQEINANHLKASRNGILTATARPLHLGRRTSVWEVKIVNARGELCCVARMTAAVVERR
- a CDS encoding NAD(P)/FAD-dependent oxidoreductase, with translation MDHVETVIIGAGVIGLAIAARLSQTRSVLVIDQMGQFGEHTSSRNSEVIHAGLYYDEHSLKAHLCVRGKALLYAHCARFHVPVKQLGKILFARTAAEYDKLAAIEAQAKRNGVDDLTPLSQTQVGDMAPGLSASAALFSPSTGIIDSHQFMLSLVHQLEQAGGNLVCHTRFDSAEHTTSGFHITLDCDGEAFALSCDTLINAGGLFAQDNAKRINGLRERHIPQSHLCRGQYFSYQGHHPFSNLIYPMPEQHGLGIHATLDMAGQLRFGPDTHFIDHLDYQLDPDAKARFVEAIQSYWPALDPERLKPDYAGIRPKLSRDKGQDFVIEGHQHHQINGLINLFGIESPGLTASLAIAEYVEAQL
- a CDS encoding DUF4124 domain-containing protein, translated to MKYASYLLIMVMLVGVASLFVLKRPDGRTWLSLDDILGKAQTQAQHMLDESKQQLDKAVDMVSSSDAQAAQKQPGKIYKWQDAQGNWHYSDRPNARGQSEEMTLDPSKITIMAAENTDILKQLKVQQDAGRIPKDLPANMSPADIKKLVQDAQNIEKLMQERSKKLEEL
- a CDS encoding phosphoadenylyl-sulfate reductase, whose amino-acid sequence is MSDFKQILTLDKASQQALLNDANGMLAQKSVEDRVIWALENLPDNPILSSSFGIQAAVMLHLVTRQRPDIPVVLTDTGYLFPETYRFIDELTEQLQLNLKVYRAAQGPAWQEAKYGKLWEQGEEGIKRYNTLNKVEPMTRALNELQAGTWFSGLRRQQSSTRADKQILEISRGTVKVYPIIDWHNRDVYQYLTKHGLSYHPLWDEGYVSMGDVHTTRKLEPGMSEEDTRFFGLNRECGLHIDGDGI
- the cysI gene encoding assimilatory sulfite reductase (NADPH) hemoprotein subunit — protein: MSNSDYKPNSKLDPNAKLSDNERLKTQSNLLRGTIKTDLGDQLTGGFTADNFQLIRFHGMYQQDDRDIRAERIKQKLEPMHNVMLRARMPGGIIKPHQWLAIDKFAEEKTEYGSIRLTTRQTFQFHGVLKPHIKEMHLTLNDVGIDSIATAGDVNRNVLCTTNPVESELHQEAYEWAARISEHLLPKTRAYAEIWLNGEKQETTEEEPVLGSTYLPRKFKTTVTIPPNNEVDVHANDLNFVAIAEDGKLVGFNVLVGGGLAMTHGDVNTYPRKADDFGFISLDDTLAVAEHVVGVQRDWGNRANRKNAKTKYTLDTFGTDTFKAEVEKRAGVTFGPSRPYEFTHRGDRIGWVEGIDGKHHLTVFIQSGRILDYPDKPLKTGCRKIAEIHQGDFRMTANQNLIIAGVPAEQKAEIEQLAREHGLIDEGHTEQRKNSMACVSLPTCPLAMAEAERYLPDLIEKTEAILAKHEIADDDIILRVVGCPNGCGRAMLAEIGFVGKGPGKYNVYLGGNRAGTRIPKLYLENVGEDVYLPALDELIGQWAKERQPEECFGDFVIRKEIVAEVKVSKTDFHA
- a CDS encoding assimilatory sulfite reductase (NADPH) flavoprotein subunit, which codes for MLLSQLSAAASPLTQEQLQKLQGLVAELNPIQQAWVSGYLAANANTAALAGSLGQTPAAVSEAAPLTILYGSQTGNAKGVAAQLESAAKARGLQTKLVNMADYKPSALKKEQFIAVAVSTYGEGEPPEDAETLHAFLAGKKAPKLDGVQVAVLGLGDSSYEFFCQTAIDFEERLQKLGAESVVARADLDVDYEDQATAWIDSALDAFEPALKAQQADAGANVVAMPLATAGAHASQYTKQNPFSAEISVVQKITGRDSTKDVRHVEISLEGSDIAYQPGDSLGVFFLNDEQRVDEVIALLALEGDSEVTLGTETLTLRTALIEKLELTQSYPGFVEKYAAATSNEELSALVSDKAALREYIEARQIFDIIKQQAGTLSAQALVDSCRKIQPRLYSIASSQAEVEEEVHLTVGLVEFDAFGETHQGGCSGYLAHRVEEGTQIKVFSEHNDNFRLPADDNTPVIMVGPGTGIAPFRAFLQEREARDAEGDNWLFFGNPHFTQDFLYQVELQKYVKSGVLNRIDLAFSRDQADKIYVQDRLREKGQDVYTWLQNGAHFYVCGDASRMAKDVHQALVDIVKQYAGKSDEEAEEYLKELRSAGRYQKDVY